Genomic window (Candidatus Abyssobacteria bacterium SURF_5):
GGCTACCGCACATTTGAAACCTTTTCGCTTGCCCTTTATCACGTGCTCGGAGACCTTCCTATGCCACAATTAACCCACAAATTCTTGTGAGGAGCTTAATTTCTCTTGCCCGTCCGTGCACTCCCCATCCAACAATCACGGATCAGTGAATTCGCGGACGCTGCGCCCGCGGCGATAGAGCGCATCGGCCTCTTTTCCTTGACATGCAAATTGCTAATGCGTTAGCATCTGAAGAAGAGAGTCATAATGAGGGCGGGGAATATCCACTTTGAGGAGGAGATGATGAGGAATGCCGCAGACCTGCTCAGTCAACTGCAATGGGCGAGCGTAGTGGAATCCGGAGCGACTGTCATTCTGATCCTGCTCCTGGCTCTGGTCGCGCAGGCAGTGCTTCTGAAATTAATCAGCCACCTCGAGCAACGCCTGATCCGACAAAAAATGGCCGAAGGCGAGCCGCCGTCCGAATCCGCAAAGCGCGTGCAGACGCTCACCCGCCTCCTGCGGCAGGCGGCGTTGCTGGTCCTGTGGATTGCGGTCGGTCTTACCATTCTTCCGCAATTCGGAGTCGATATCGCACCGATTCTTGCCGGCGCAGGCATCGTTGGCCTTGCCGTCGGCTTCGGCGGCCAGAACCTGGTTCGCGACATCATCTCGGGATTCTTCATGATTCTCGAAGACCAGGTTCGAGTCGGAGACGTCGCCATTGTCAATGGCACGGGCGGTCTGGTCGAACAAATCAACTTTCGAACCCTCGTCCTCCGAGACCTCACGGGGACCCTGCACGTCTTTCCGAACGGCGCTATCTCAACGTTGAGCAACATGACCTACGGCTGGTCGGCATACGTTTTTGACGTCGGCGTCGCCTATAAAGAGAATACCGATCGTGTCGTCGAGATGCTGAAGAGAATCTGCGACGAGATGCGCAAAGACGAAACCTTCGGCTCCTGTATCATCGAGGATGCCGAAATCTACGGCGTCGACAAATTCGCTGACTCCGCCGTCATAATCAAGGGAAGAATCAAAACGAAGCCGATCCGGCAGTGGATGGTGGGCCGCGAGTTTCTCCGCCGTGTTAAAATCGCCTTCGACGAGAACGGTATCGAAATCCCGTTCCCGCACCAAACAGTCTATTTCGGCGAAGCAAGCAAGCCATTCGAGCTCAGGCTTCTCGAACTCGCTTCTGCGAAAGAAGCAGAACAAAATGACGAATTGGACAGGAAAGACGGATAGATTTACTAATCAAGAGAAAGCAAGCTCCTTCAAAGCAAAGCTAAGTATGCCTGCCAACAAACCGTAAATGGTGCTGCGTTCGCGAAAAAATGCCTCGCGCCATTCCCGACCAAACAACTTGTTCAGCTTCGGAAGAGGAATCCAGCGAGACGTTTCGGCGGCATATCTTGCATACTCATCCCCGAACCGCCGTTTGAGCAGGTCCTCTTCATAGATAACGATGAAGGAATAGAAGACAAAGCAGATGGACAGCGCCATGGGAACGAACCAGAGCATTTCCGATAGCACGCAGAATCCGGCGAGGGTCAGGTGGTTCCCTACGTAGAGCGGGTTTCTTATGAACGCATAGGGGCCGGAAACCACCAATCGGCGTGCTTTGTCTTTCCGCGTGCGGGCGCTTCGCCCGATATGCCGCATCGCCCATAATCGCAAAGCCTCGCCGGCGCATATGATTGCCGGTCCCGTCGTCCATACGACAAGGTCGTTCTCGTATTCCGAAAAAAACGCGCAGAGCAGGAACAGAAAGATGGGCGTCGCAATAAAATTGCGCGACCTGAAGAGAAATCGCCCGATCCTGACAGCGGCTTTCTTCCCGGCGTAGTCACCCGCAGAAATAAGACGTTCCGTCATTGCTTCTTATCCTCCCTTTCACATCATCGCCACAGTGCCAGGCACACCATCTCTCTACTGCCGATTTTCGCTTGCGCAATTGTCTCAAGCTTGCACTGAACGTCCCGGATGAGAGAATCCTGCTCCCGCGCCTGCAGGATCACAAGCAGTCTGTCTGTAGTTTCGAGCGCCTGACGCAACCCCCCTTCGGTATCGACCCTCGGAATAGTTCGATTCATATAAAAATGTATATTGGGACGATAGGTGCGGTAAAAGGCTATGCTATCGCTCTTGCCCGAGGCAGCCAGCACGTCGCTGCAAAACGGACGGGCGGACATGAAGTCGTCGGCCACCGGCGAAAGATGTCCGTATACATAGACGACCGCCAGAACGGTCGTCGCGATTACGCAAGCCAGCGCGGTCTTTGGAGGGCGGTCGCGACATACCAGACTTGCCGTGACAAGGATTGCCCAGAAAACGGCAACCGGTGGAACTGCAGAGATGATTGATCTGTTCGCGTGGTGATAGACATAAAGAACAATCACGGCGACGCCCGCACCGGAAACCAGAGCCGCGAGCGCCAAGGGAATGGAAAACGCCTTTCGCTCCCTCAGCCGCCCTTCACCGGGATTCGCATTAACCAGTGTCCATCCCAGAATCAGCCCTCCCGCCGGGAGCAGCGGCATCAGATATTGGCTTCTTTTCCCGGAGACAAAAGTGAAAAACAGAAAGACAGTCAAAAACCAAACCAGAATGAATCGAAGCCCTCCATTCGTACGCAGGTATCCGTTCTTTTTGAGGCGGTATGCGGCAAGTGGTAAAAATACCGACCAAGGGAAAAACTGCCACCATATCTCTCCGAGATAATAATGCCAGGGGCGTTGATGAGAATAGGATTCAATCATGCGCCCCAACGTTTGTTTCGTGAGAATGGAAAGTGAG
Coding sequences:
- a CDS encoding mechanosensitive ion channel family protein, yielding MRNAADLLSQLQWASVVESGATVILILLLALVAQAVLLKLISHLEQRLIRQKMAEGEPPSESAKRVQTLTRLLRQAALLVLWIAVGLTILPQFGVDIAPILAGAGIVGLAVGFGGQNLVRDIISGFFMILEDQVRVGDVAIVNGTGGLVEQINFRTLVLRDLTGTLHVFPNGAISTLSNMTYGWSAYVFDVGVAYKENTDRVVEMLKRICDEMRKDETFGSCIIEDAEIYGVDKFADSAVIIKGRIKTKPIRQWMVGREFLRRVKIAFDENGIEIPFPHQTVYFGEASKPFELRLLELASAKEAEQNDELDRKDG
- a CDS encoding isoprenylcysteine carboxylmethyltransferase family protein produces the protein MTERLISAGDYAGKKAAVRIGRFLFRSRNFIATPIFLFLLCAFFSEYENDLVVWTTGPAIICAGEALRLWAMRHIGRSARTRKDKARRLVVSGPYAFIRNPLYVGNHLTLAGFCVLSEMLWFVPMALSICFVFYSFIVIYEEDLLKRRFGDEYARYAAETSRWIPLPKLNKLFGREWREAFFRERSTIYGLLAGILSFALKELAFS
- a CDS encoding glycosyltransferase family 39 protein, yielding MKSYFAQHIGPAGAGHAEMNSKSRTANEVAALLLAAYFLFFYGIGARSLWSPDEPRYAQVAREMLVTGEWIVPHLNGEVYPEKPPLYFWLVALLSKLGGEVTESTARIPSATAATLIVLLTYFLGRGLMGRDEAFWGALITATSAQFFVNAREGALDALLALSILASLSLFYVGYAKSKPALYLAGFLFITPAVLTKGPVGFAIPPLVMLVFLVVEILFRGVPARKQIWWFIGAAAFGLLLVAAMVAPWWFSAYQRSGGAYASLSILTKQTLGRMIESYSHQRPWHYYLGEIWWQFFPWSVFLPLAAYRLKKNGYLRTNGGLRFILVWFLTVFLFFTFVSGKRSQYLMPLLPAGGLILGWTLVNANPGEGRLRERKAFSIPLALAALVSGAGVAVIVLYVYHHANRSIISAVPPVAVFWAILVTASLVCRDRPPKTALACVIATTVLAVVYVYGHLSPVADDFMSARPFCSDVLAASGKSDSIAFYRTYRPNIHFYMNRTIPRVDTEGGLRQALETTDRLLVILQAREQDSLIRDVQCKLETIAQAKIGSREMVCLALWR